A genome region from Clostridium sp. JN-9 includes the following:
- a CDS encoding GreA/GreB family elongation factor, with translation MNNYLTEEDLAKLKQEFEYRSTTLKAEIAKEKMIAASFGDRSENAEYKYAKQRYYENNRRIGYLRRMINSAKIIEKSSDKGIVDIGMKIKIGFIEDDENEEVQLDTTLNTDPLKNMVSIESPLGKAIYKKRVGDRVQVESPNGSYTVLIKKIIR, from the coding sequence ATGAACAATTATTTAACTGAAGAGGATTTAGCAAAGCTTAAACAGGAATTTGAATACAGGAGTACAACTTTAAAAGCTGAAATTGCTAAGGAAAAAATGATAGCTGCATCTTTTGGAGATAGAAGTGAGAATGCAGAATATAAGTATGCTAAACAGCGTTATTATGAAAATAACAGAAGAATAGGATACTTAAGGAGAATGATTAATTCTGCAAAAATAATAGAAAAGAGCAGTGACAAAGGTATTGTAGACATAGGAATGAAAATAAAAATAGGATTTATAGAAGATGATGAGAATGAGGAAGTACAGCTTGATACAACTTTAAACACAGATCCTCTTAAAAATATGGTAAGTATAGAATCTCCTTTAGGTAAGGCAATTTATAAAAAAAGAGTTGGAGACAGGGTGCAGGTGGAATCCCCTAATGGCAGCTATACTGTACTTATAAAAAAGATAATAAGGTGA